One genomic segment of Falco cherrug isolate bFalChe1 chromosome 13, bFalChe1.pri, whole genome shotgun sequence includes these proteins:
- the PPM1B gene encoding protein phosphatase 1B isoform X2 — translation MGAFLDKPKTEKHNAHGAGNGLRYGLSSMQGWRVEMEDAHTAVVGIPHGLEDWSFFAVYDGHAGSRVANYCSTHLLEHITNNEDFRATEKPGSALEPSVENVKSGIRTGFLKIDEYMRNFSDLRNGMDRSGSTAVGVMISPEHVYFINCGDSRAVLYRNGQVCFSTQDHKPCNPREKERIQNAGGSVMIQRVNGSLAVSRALGDYDYKCVDGKGPTEQLVSPEPEVCEILRAEEDEFIILACDGIWDVMSNEELCEFVKSRLEVSDDLEKVCNWVVDTCLHKGSRDNMSIVLVCFSNAPKVSDEAVKKDAELDKYLESRVEEIMEKSGEEGMPDLAHVIRILTAENIPNLPPGGGLAGKRNIIEAVYSRLNPHRENEGGAGDLEDPW, via the exons ATGGGTGCATTTTTGGATAAaccaaaaactgaaaaacataaTGCTCATGGTGCAGGGAATGGCTTGCGTTATGGCCTCAGCAGTATGCAGGGATGGAGAGTGGAAATGGAAGATGCTCACACAGCTGTTGTAGGTATTCCCCATGGCTTAGAGGATTGGTCCTTTTTTGCTGTCTATGATGGTCACGCAGGATCTCGTGTTGCAAATTATTGCTCCACGCACTTACTAGAACACATCACTAACAACGAAGACTTTAGGGCGACAGAAAAACCTGGATCTGCTCTTGAACCTTCAGTGGAAAATGTCAAGAGTGGAATCAGAACTGGCTTTTTGAAAATTGATGAGTATATGCGCAATTTCTCAGACCTCAGAAATGGGATGGACAGAAGTGGCTCAACAGCAGTGGGAGTTATGATTTCACCTGAGCATGTATACTTTATCAATTGTGGTGATTCACGTGCTGTTCTCTATAGGAATGGACAAGTCTGTTTTTCAACACAGGATCACAAACCTTGCAACCCAAGGGAGAAGGAGCGAATCCAGAATGCAGGAGGCAGTGTAATGATTCAGCGTGTTAATGGTTCATTGGCAGTTTCTCGAGCTCTGGGGGACTATGACTACAAATGTGTTGACGGTAAAGGCCCTACAGAACAACTTGTTTCTCCAGAGCCTGAGGTTTGTGAAATTTTAAGGGCAGAAGAAGATGAGTTTATCATCTTGGCTTGTGATGGAATCTGGGATGTAATGAGCAATGAAGAGCTCTGTGAATTTGTTAAGTCTAGACTTGAAGTATCAGATGACCTGGAAAAAGTGTGCAATTGGGTAGTGGACACTTGTTTACATAAG GGGAGTCGTGATAACATGAGTATTGTACtagtttgcttttcaaatgctcCTAAGGTCTCAGATGAAGCAGTGAAAAAAGATGCAGAGTTGGATAAGTACTTGGAATCACGGGTTGAAG aaattatggAAAAATCGGGTGAAGAAGGAATGCCTGATCTTGCTCATGTTATTCGTATTTTAACTGCGGAGAATATCCCTAATTTACCACCAGGAGGTGGCTTAGCTGGCAA gcGTAATATTATTGAAGCTGTGTATAGTAGGCTGAATCCACACAGAGAGAATGAGGGG